Proteins encoded within one genomic window of Microbacterium soli:
- a CDS encoding GNAT family N-acetyltransferase, with the protein MSAEAQPEIIVRPVRDADAEALGRVHAQTWHETYDHLISKAALERISPKRLAELWVNWARQGDDFRMSAALVDGEIVGFVGSGPARDKDAPALRELYFIYLLGEFHGTGIGQRLFDAAVDEGEPLYLWVAEDNPRAHRFYLRNGFTLDGATHTEPFLGETLTEVRFVR; encoded by the coding sequence ATGAGCGCCGAAGCCCAGCCCGAGATCATCGTCCGTCCGGTCCGCGATGCGGACGCGGAGGCCCTGGGTCGCGTGCACGCGCAGACGTGGCACGAGACCTACGACCACCTCATCAGCAAGGCCGCCCTGGAGCGGATCTCACCGAAGCGGCTGGCGGAGCTGTGGGTGAACTGGGCGCGCCAGGGCGACGACTTCCGCATGAGCGCAGCACTCGTGGACGGTGAGATCGTCGGATTCGTCGGATCCGGCCCCGCCAGGGACAAGGACGCCCCGGCGCTGCGCGAGCTGTACTTCATCTACCTCCTGGGCGAGTTCCACGGCACCGGCATCGGCCAGCGACTGTTCGACGCCGCCGTCGACGAGGGAGAGCCGCTGTACCTGTGGGTCGCGGAGGACAACCCGCGCGCGCACCGCTTCTACCTGCGCAACGGGTTCACCCTCGACGGCGCCACGCACACCGAGCCGTTCCTCGGCGAGACGCTCACCGAGGTGCGCTTCGTGCGCTGA
- a CDS encoding acyl-CoA thioesterase, translating into MNVIWRTLLVILHARRAVRRGRTRELTEVGRVSLTTLPTDLDILRHMNNGRYLSLFDLGRWDLLIRTGLFDAMKRQNWYAVVSSETVTFRKSLQLWQRFEVESRLIGHDDKAVFLEHRAVVDGEMYARAVVRARMMSRNGGPVGHDELFAAVGKPAGVADLDEWIPEWASASALPSTRRPAPSVWS; encoded by the coding sequence GTGAATGTGATCTGGCGCACTCTCCTCGTCATCCTCCATGCGCGTCGTGCGGTCCGCCGCGGGCGCACTCGAGAGCTCACCGAGGTCGGGCGCGTGAGTCTGACCACGCTCCCCACGGATCTGGACATCCTGCGGCACATGAACAACGGTCGTTACCTGTCGCTGTTCGATCTCGGCCGCTGGGACCTGCTGATCCGCACCGGACTGTTCGACGCGATGAAGAGGCAGAACTGGTACGCGGTGGTCTCCAGCGAGACGGTCACGTTCCGCAAGTCGCTGCAGCTGTGGCAGCGCTTCGAGGTCGAGTCGCGTCTCATCGGACACGATGACAAGGCGGTGTTCCTGGAGCATCGCGCGGTCGTCGACGGCGAGATGTACGCGCGCGCCGTCGTGCGGGCCCGCATGATGAGTCGCAACGGGGGCCCCGTCGGGCACGACGAGCTGTTCGCCGCGGTGGGGAAGCCCGCCGGTGTGGCGGACCTCGACGAGTGGATCCCCGAGTGGGCGTCGGCATCCGCGCTGCCGTCGACGAGGAGACCCGCCCCCAGCGTCTGGAGTTGA